One part of the Rothia sp. ZJ932 genome encodes these proteins:
- a CDS encoding ThiF family adenylyltransferase, translated as MLENFSSIELQLYRRQMILPEWGAAAQNTLKDAHLVVVGAGGLGSPALLYLAAAGIGTLTVIDDDQVELSNLHRQIIHTFAAAGNSKTESAAYAMRSLNPTITVRTVQERLSNKNAHSLFADADAVLDGSDNFETRYLVSRACAEAGIPHIWGAILGFDAQMSVFWQGRGPVYEDLYPVMPAPGSVPNCATAGVLGPLAGVVGTSMALETLKLLTGVGIPMIGTVGYYSGLDGRWDYIPLKASERRENTSELPFIQSSENSQGSDEPSVTIGHKNFIDVSSLSFESPQEVEVEQIEGLLGEGEINLIDVREKHEFDALAIPGAIHLPLSRLEQLQNEGGDFAEISELLMVDDKPVILYCAAGVRSLRAQSILADAGVGAFASLAGGINAWLENA; from the coding sequence ATGCTAGAGAACTTCAGCTCCATCGAACTACAGCTTTACCGCAGGCAGATGATTCTGCCGGAGTGGGGAGCCGCCGCCCAAAATACCCTCAAGGACGCGCACCTTGTTGTTGTCGGCGCTGGTGGGCTGGGATCTCCTGCACTGCTTTACCTCGCTGCTGCGGGAATTGGTACGCTCACTGTTATCGACGATGATCAGGTGGAGCTTTCTAACCTTCACCGCCAGATTATTCATACTTTTGCTGCCGCGGGTAACTCTAAGACCGAATCGGCAGCTTACGCCATGCGATCGCTTAATCCCACTATTACGGTGCGCACGGTGCAAGAGCGCTTGAGTAACAAGAACGCTCACTCTCTGTTTGCTGATGCTGATGCAGTGCTCGATGGTAGCGACAATTTTGAGACTCGGTACCTGGTCTCGCGGGCCTGCGCTGAGGCTGGCATACCGCATATTTGGGGTGCCATTCTTGGCTTTGACGCGCAGATGAGCGTTTTCTGGCAGGGGAGGGGGCCAGTGTATGAGGATCTTTACCCGGTGATGCCTGCTCCCGGTTCAGTGCCTAACTGCGCGACCGCTGGCGTCCTTGGACCACTGGCGGGTGTTGTGGGCACCTCCATGGCGCTAGAAACTTTAAAACTGCTGACCGGTGTGGGCATACCGATGATTGGTACGGTGGGGTACTACTCGGGGCTTGATGGGCGCTGGGACTACATTCCTCTCAAGGCATCTGAGCGCCGTGAAAATACTTCTGAGCTTCCCTTTATACAGAGTTCTGAAAATTCGCAAGGTTCAGATGAACCTAGCGTAACAATTGGTCATAAAAATTTTATTGACGTGTCATCGCTTTCTTTTGAATCACCGCAAGAGGTGGAGGTTGAACAGATTGAGGGGCTCTTGGGTGAGGGTGAGATCAACCTCATCGATGTTCGCGAAAAACACGAGTTTGATGCTTTAGCTATTCCTGGTGCTATTCACCTGCCTCTGTCGCGCCTGGAGCAGCTGCAGAATGAGGGTGGCGATTTCGCTGAAATTTCAGAGCTTTTGATGGTAGATGATAAGCCGGTGATTCTATACTGCGCGGCAGGGGTGCGCTCGCTGCGTGCTCAAAGCATCTTGGCGGACGCAGGTGTGGGGGCTTTTGCTTCCCTAGCAGGGGGTATCAATGCCTGGCTTGAGAACGCTTGA
- a CDS encoding molybdenum cofactor guanylyltransferase, with translation MDYNAIIVAGGRSSRLGGTPKALLSNGAVTLLDSTLLAVSSAKYKVVVGPENLPVPPEVHLTREQPVFSGPAAALAAGARVLKSTGDYAPWTAIFSVDMPHIAEAIPALLTAAAQANHQVGFMGQAGGVLQPLAGIYRTHQLVEALKGEMDNKSVRSALRTLNPETIELPARSIDDVDTWEQARTSGFDQPTAGGDR, from the coding sequence ATGGATTACAACGCAATCATTGTGGCGGGCGGACGTTCTTCGCGTCTAGGTGGCACCCCGAAAGCACTTTTGAGTAACGGTGCAGTGACCCTTCTGGATTCAACCCTGTTAGCTGTTTCAAGCGCTAAATATAAGGTGGTTGTAGGTCCTGAAAATTTGCCTGTGCCCCCGGAAGTTCACCTCACCCGCGAACAACCCGTATTCTCGGGTCCCGCCGCTGCGCTTGCAGCCGGTGCGCGCGTCCTTAAGTCCACTGGCGATTACGCCCCCTGGACGGCTATTTTCAGCGTCGATATGCCCCACATCGCAGAAGCTATACCGGCGCTGTTGACTGCAGCAGCTCAAGCCAACCATCAGGTGGGTTTTATGGGCCAAGCTGGAGGAGTACTGCAACCTCTTGCCGGAATCTACCGAACACATCAGCTGGTGGAGGCGCTCAAAGGCGAAATGGACAATAAGTCCGTGCGCTCAGCCCTGCGAACTCTAAACCCCGAGACTATTGAGCTACCCGCTCGCTCCATTGATGATGTAGACACCTGGGAGCAGGCACGTACCAGTGGTTTCGATCAGCCCACCGCTGGCGGCGACCGATGA
- a CDS encoding molybdopterin-binding protein yields the protein MSHHLPSISWYRARENLHRTVTQHLSIAREQLPLSQVIGRTLASDVTTVLAVPHYDSSAMDGYATAGAPPWQLIYPDYPQDPTANVHRITVDLTPGTATPIFTGGLLPAGATSILRSEHSRSFIRDGHSYIEPLGEAPREGADMRRTGEERAAGATLATAGTTLTPRLGASLAMGGIDTVDVFNPVTVAVAFSGNEVITSGVPGPGQVRDAFSSFAEPLLEAYGAQVARTERLADTPGAFDTWISSTDAQILMVTGGSSTSGVDMVRSTLARLQATYIFESVAVRPGHPALAALLPDGRILLGLPGNPFAAYTALCSYVPVALDAAYSRPLSTLATAPIAAAHPGTGKQSIALQPARWQAGALHVLKRSQSHMLGGFARADVLAVVPAQGAATGEQVGYLPLP from the coding sequence ATGAGCCACCATCTGCCGTCGATCAGCTGGTACCGGGCTCGCGAAAACCTCCACCGCACTGTTACTCAACACCTCTCAATTGCTAGAGAGCAGCTTCCCCTCTCCCAGGTAATCGGTCGCACCCTAGCATCAGATGTCACCACAGTCCTTGCCGTACCCCACTACGACTCATCGGCAATGGACGGTTACGCCACCGCAGGTGCTCCGCCCTGGCAACTCATCTACCCGGATTACCCTCAAGACCCCACCGCCAACGTTCACCGCATCACCGTTGACCTCACCCCCGGCACCGCAACCCCCATCTTCACGGGCGGTCTACTCCCGGCAGGTGCCACCAGTATTCTGCGCAGTGAGCATTCACGCAGTTTCATCCGTGACGGTCACAGCTACATAGAACCCCTCGGCGAAGCTCCCCGTGAGGGAGCAGATATGCGCCGCACAGGTGAAGAACGCGCAGCCGGAGCTACCCTCGCCACCGCAGGCACCACGCTGACCCCCAGATTGGGCGCATCCCTGGCTATGGGCGGCATCGACACCGTAGATGTTTTCAACCCCGTCACCGTCGCCGTCGCTTTTAGCGGCAACGAAGTAATTACCAGCGGTGTACCCGGCCCCGGTCAGGTACGTGATGCATTCTCCTCTTTTGCCGAACCCCTCCTTGAGGCTTACGGCGCGCAGGTTGCACGCACCGAACGTCTAGCAGACACTCCGGGCGCCTTCGATACCTGGATCAGCTCCACCGACGCCCAGATCCTCATGGTCACCGGCGGCTCCAGCACCTCCGGCGTAGACATGGTACGTTCCACCCTGGCACGGCTGCAGGCAACCTATATTTTCGAATCCGTGGCAGTACGCCCCGGTCACCCCGCCCTCGCCGCGCTGTTACCAGATGGACGCATCTTACTCGGTCTACCCGGCAACCCCTTCGCTGCCTACACAGCCCTGTGCTCCTATGTGCCCGTAGCACTCGATGCCGCGTACTCGCGTCCGCTATCGACCCTTGCTACTGCCCCAATTGCCGCCGCTCACCCAGGCACCGGCAAACAGAGTATTGCCCTTCAACCTGCCCGGTGGCAAGCAGGTGCCCTGCACGTCCTCAAGCGCTCGCAGTCTCACATGCTGGGGGGGTTTGCCCGAGCTGATGTACTGGCGGTTGTACCCGCACAGGGGGCAGCTACCGGTGAGCAGGTAGGCTATCTTCCCCTGCCCTAA
- the moaC gene encoding cyclic pyranopterin monophosphate synthase MoaC: MVDVTEKSETTRTAVAEGFVRTRSDVIEQIFDADLPKGDALPVARVAAILGAKKTPDIIPLCHPLPLGKITVDFDRLAEAVRIEVSVKTRGVTGVEMEALTAVSSAALTVFDMIKAVDKHAVIDGIRVLSKSGGKSGDWSVNND; the protein is encoded by the coding sequence ATGGTCGATGTAACAGAGAAATCAGAAACCACCCGCACCGCCGTTGCAGAGGGTTTCGTGCGTACCCGATCAGACGTCATCGAGCAGATTTTTGACGCAGATTTGCCTAAAGGGGACGCTCTGCCGGTAGCTCGCGTCGCGGCTATCTTGGGTGCCAAGAAAACCCCCGACATCATTCCCCTGTGCCACCCCCTACCCCTGGGTAAAATTACGGTAGATTTCGATCGCCTTGCCGAGGCTGTGCGCATCGAAGTCTCCGTCAAAACCCGCGGCGTCACAGGGGTCGAGATGGAGGCACTCACCGCCGTCTCATCCGCCGCTCTCACCGTGTTCGACATGATTAAAGCCGTCGATAAACACGCAGTCATCGACGGTATTCGAGTGCTGAGTAAATCCGGTGGAAAATCCGGGGATTGGTCAGTGAACAATGACTAA
- a CDS encoding MoaD/ThiS family protein, producing MNVHFFAAARAAAGTSSAEVSLEDLKEPTLAALLNYLPTRFTGTTAAGMSLGQVLAQCSFLIDGESSPATASLAGATRVDVLPPFAGG from the coding sequence GTGAATGTTCACTTTTTTGCGGCAGCGCGTGCCGCTGCAGGTACCAGCTCAGCAGAAGTTTCCCTTGAGGATTTGAAGGAGCCTACCCTAGCTGCCTTGCTCAATTACCTGCCTACCCGTTTCACCGGTACCACTGCCGCAGGCATGAGTCTGGGGCAGGTACTTGCACAGTGCTCCTTCCTGATTGATGGCGAGTCCTCCCCCGCTACTGCCTCGCTTGCAGGGGCTACCCGCGTCGATGTGTTGCCTCCCTTTGCCGGAGGCTAA
- the modA gene encoding molybdate ABC transporter substrate-binding protein, with protein MPGRAQVLFATLGLTLLSACTPSSDPTANAADSLVIFAPASLADAGAELEKSFEASHHVEIEINYAGTPTLIRQLTDGARTHILMTADDAAMESAQAQLPELSTPAQKFAGNRLVLATAPGNPAGISAVTDLSQEGVLTGICASDVPCGRLATTFLESQQLELSQPVEETSVAKVATKVATAEIDAGFIYTTDAQHLSDSTVITLEGLPSNTYSLALMTNESVHPAADDFAQWITGDVAQDILSAYGFERA; from the coding sequence ATGCCGGGCAGAGCACAGGTGCTGTTTGCTACCCTTGGTCTTACCTTGCTGAGCGCTTGTACACCAAGCAGTGATCCCACCGCTAACGCCGCTGATTCCTTGGTTATTTTCGCGCCAGCGTCCCTCGCAGATGCCGGTGCAGAACTCGAAAAAAGTTTCGAAGCCAGCCACCATGTTGAGATAGAAATCAACTATGCAGGCACGCCCACGCTGATTCGCCAGCTGACAGACGGTGCTAGAACTCATATTCTGATGACAGCAGATGACGCGGCGATGGAATCAGCGCAGGCGCAACTACCGGAACTCAGCACCCCCGCCCAGAAATTCGCGGGCAATCGCCTTGTACTCGCTACCGCACCGGGCAACCCCGCTGGTATTTCGGCTGTGACCGACCTGAGCCAAGAGGGCGTACTCACCGGGATTTGCGCGTCCGATGTTCCCTGCGGCAGATTAGCCACCACCTTTTTAGAATCTCAGCAGCTAGAGCTAAGTCAGCCGGTTGAAGAAACCTCCGTGGCAAAGGTCGCCACAAAAGTTGCAACTGCCGAGATTGACGCAGGTTTTATCTACACCACCGACGCACAACACCTGTCAGATTCAACGGTGATCACTCTTGAGGGTCTTCCTTCCAACACCTACTCTCTTGCCTTGATGACGAATGAGAGCGTGCATCCGGCAGCCGATGACTTTGCCCAGTGGATCACTGGGGACGTCGCGCAAGACATTTTGAGTGCCTACGGATTCGAGAGAGCATAA
- a CDS encoding molybdenum cofactor biosynthesis protein MoaE, with protein MITNEHLAQYPATEPATSAVVHTDIIEDRLEDYYQQWREAVMIPGMGALVIFDGIVRDHDHGESVAGLSYSAHPLATEKIAEVVAAVVEATPGVRALAVHRVADIPIGESALTVMAAAAHRGLAFDICEKIADDIKAMVPIWKEQTLTDGKVEWVGIESSC; from the coding sequence ATGATCACTAACGAGCACCTCGCCCAGTACCCCGCCACGGAACCAGCCACCTCAGCGGTGGTTCACACCGACATCATCGAAGATCGTCTCGAAGACTACTACCAGCAGTGGCGCGAAGCCGTCATGATCCCTGGCATGGGAGCCCTCGTTATTTTCGACGGTATTGTGCGCGATCATGACCACGGTGAATCGGTCGCTGGCCTCTCTTATTCGGCACACCCCCTCGCCACCGAAAAAATCGCCGAGGTTGTAGCAGCAGTCGTCGAGGCAACCCCCGGCGTGCGAGCGCTAGCGGTGCATCGAGTCGCCGATATTCCCATTGGTGAATCAGCCCTCACCGTTATGGCTGCTGCAGCTCACCGCGGTCTAGCTTTTGATATCTGCGAAAAAATCGCGGACGATATTAAGGCGATGGTTCCCATCTGGAAGGAACAGACCCTTACCGATGGCAAAGTTGAATGGGTAGGAATCGAATCCTCATGCTAG
- a CDS encoding molybdopterin molybdotransferase MoeA, which translates to MVSFFTSAHNLSPNSYVDALAALLGGYLPSATQSVPLAQAVGRVLASDVLAAHSSPTFDNSQMDGYALTAVSARRENRVFTVGHDIPAGFSGNVVCDDDIAYPIMTGAPVPAGYGAIVPVERSRVVSADADAQGFAAEGQQVELEQVAPGTFIRTVGEDIQKGELLVPASTLLTAVHVGVLAAQGIAEIIVQSSPRVLLYTGGEEVTTGQLTAGKIYDANAPMLRGLLVADGIDDVYTRQINDDPQSLIKALEHDCAQLNPDLILTCGGISAGRYEVVRNALTSLNTSQKQTNSGMNALSWFGHVSQQPGGPQGVSLLNTGQRQVPFVSLPGNPVSTLVTYTALLRPSLVASRHLAPARVLVAQASLTAEQPVSGLEHKTQFCRGIVRLNPANGALTCHLHGETGSHLLHAASEANALIEFEPSNSYVPGDSVKVHLLPGALFH; encoded by the coding sequence GTGGTTTCTTTTTTCACCTCTGCACACAACCTGAGCCCGAACAGCTACGTCGATGCTCTGGCTGCCTTGCTGGGGGGCTATCTTCCCAGCGCTACACAGAGTGTGCCGCTGGCACAGGCCGTCGGCAGGGTCTTGGCATCCGATGTACTTGCCGCCCACAGCTCACCCACCTTCGACAACTCTCAGATGGATGGTTACGCGCTAACAGCCGTCTCTGCCCGCCGCGAGAACCGGGTCTTCACCGTCGGGCACGATATACCGGCAGGTTTTAGCGGCAATGTAGTGTGTGATGACGATATCGCCTACCCCATTATGACCGGCGCTCCGGTGCCCGCTGGCTACGGTGCCATCGTGCCGGTTGAACGTTCACGGGTGGTTAGCGCAGATGCGGACGCGCAGGGTTTCGCAGCTGAGGGGCAGCAGGTTGAGCTTGAACAAGTAGCACCGGGCACCTTCATCCGCACCGTGGGCGAAGATATTCAAAAGGGGGAGCTTCTCGTACCAGCTAGCACCCTACTCACCGCTGTTCACGTGGGTGTTCTCGCCGCCCAGGGAATCGCTGAGATCATCGTACAATCAAGCCCGCGCGTCCTGCTCTATACCGGTGGCGAAGAAGTCACCACCGGGCAGCTCACTGCCGGGAAAATCTATGACGCCAACGCCCCTATGCTGCGCGGACTGCTTGTCGCAGACGGCATAGATGATGTGTATACCCGGCAGATCAATGATGACCCGCAGTCTCTGATTAAGGCTCTAGAACACGACTGTGCGCAGCTCAACCCCGATCTGATTCTCACCTGCGGGGGCATCAGCGCCGGCCGCTATGAAGTGGTGCGTAACGCACTCACCTCCCTGAACACCTCACAGAAACAAACCAACAGCGGTATGAATGCTCTCTCTTGGTTTGGTCACGTCAGCCAGCAACCCGGAGGCCCTCAGGGAGTGAGCCTCCTGAACACCGGTCAACGGCAGGTCCCTTTTGTTTCGCTCCCCGGCAACCCCGTCAGCACCCTGGTGACCTACACTGCGCTGCTCCGCCCCTCCCTCGTAGCCAGCAGGCACCTAGCCCCAGCGCGTGTACTGGTCGCTCAAGCATCACTCACAGCCGAACAACCAGTTTCTGGTCTAGAACACAAAACTCAGTTCTGCAGAGGTATCGTTCGCCTGAACCCGGCAAACGGCGCCCTTACCTGCCACCTTCACGGTGAGACCGGCTCACACCTTTTACACGCCGCCTCAGAAGCAAACGCCCTCATAGAATTCGAGCCCAGTAACAGCTACGTACCGGGTGATAGCGTAAAAGTACACCTGCTCCCGGGCGCACTTTTTCACTGA
- the moaA gene encoding GTP 3',8-cyclase MoaA, with protein sequence MSTAQPLGAISVRGANGNTVPGSTPPLGGRKLLDQWGRTATDLRISLIDKCNLRCVYCMPAEGLQWLHKDNLLSLDEVVRLARIGVRDLGVEEIRFTGGEPLVRADFPEILRQIRAEFPEVPLSVTTNGIGLEKKIDELIDAGLTRLNVSMDTICRETFAKLTRRDRLDDVIRGIDYAASRGISPIKINAVLMPGVNDHEAPEIVDWALERGYQLRFIEQMPLDADHNWDRDNMITAHQMREMVERTYDLTPHPVPRKSSPAMLWDVMEKGTTRVLGQIGIIASVTEPFCSACSRTRITSDGKVRSCLFSLTETDLMGALRSGASDEEVADIWRGAMWSKPAAHGKNSAGFEAEDFVQPERSMSAIGG encoded by the coding sequence ATGTCTACCGCCCAACCGTTAGGCGCTATCTCTGTACGAGGCGCCAACGGCAATACCGTACCCGGTTCTACTCCCCCGCTTGGTGGTCGCAAACTGCTTGACCAGTGGGGGCGCACGGCTACCGATTTGCGTATCTCACTCATTGATAAGTGTAATCTACGCTGTGTTTACTGCATGCCAGCTGAAGGGTTGCAGTGGTTGCACAAAGATAATCTGCTTTCTCTTGATGAAGTAGTGCGCCTTGCCCGTATTGGCGTGCGTGATTTGGGGGTTGAAGAAATCCGTTTTACCGGCGGTGAGCCCTTAGTGCGCGCTGACTTTCCCGAAATCTTGCGTCAAATTCGCGCGGAGTTCCCCGAGGTTCCCCTCTCTGTCACCACCAACGGTATCGGTCTTGAAAAGAAGATCGACGAGTTGATTGATGCAGGTCTTACCCGCCTGAACGTTTCAATGGACACTATCTGCCGCGAAACTTTCGCCAAGCTCACCCGCCGTGACCGCTTGGACGATGTCATCCGCGGTATCGACTACGCTGCCTCTCGGGGTATCAGCCCCATCAAAATTAACGCTGTACTCATGCCCGGCGTGAATGACCACGAAGCCCCTGAAATCGTAGATTGGGCGTTAGAGCGCGGCTACCAACTACGTTTCATTGAACAAATGCCGCTGGATGCAGACCACAACTGGGACCGTGACAATATGATTACCGCCCACCAGATGCGCGAGATGGTAGAGCGCACCTACGATTTAACCCCGCACCCGGTACCCCGCAAAAGCTCACCGGCAATGCTGTGGGACGTCATGGAAAAAGGGACGACGCGCGTCCTGGGTCAAATCGGCATCATCGCCTCAGTTACCGAGCCTTTCTGCTCAGCGTGCTCACGCACCCGTATCACTTCTGATGGTAAGGTACGCAGCTGCCTCTTCTCGCTGACCGAAACTGACCTTATGGGTGCCCTGCGCAGCGGTGCCAGCGATGAAGAAGTCGCCGATATCTGGCGCGGTGCTATGTGGAGTAAGCCTGCGGCACACGGCAAAAACAGTGCCGGTTTTGAAGCTGAAGACTTTGTGCAACCAGAACGCTCCATGAGCGCTATCGGAGGTTAA
- a CDS encoding ABC transporter permease: protein MPRAALDRTLMPRWFFIPVAVALVLTTGPLLGLMLQVPWSNLGELLTAPGIAQATTLSVTTALVSTAVCIALGVPLSLWIARVLPRSRHSSLAHILHAVVYAPVVLSPVVSGLALVYFWGRRGLLGSVLAQWGINIAFTPLAVVLAQVFVALPFFVATYMNVLRTVPVEYEEIALTEGASPWHIIIKVLLPLTLPGLATAALLSFARALGEFGATLMFAGNLEGKTRTLPLNIELMLSSADTGAALGSALVMIALYLLLGALFALGKVMRRKA from the coding sequence ATGCCACGCGCTGCCCTTGACCGTACCCTGATGCCCCGCTGGTTTTTTATTCCGGTGGCGGTAGCCCTTGTTCTGACTACGGGCCCCTTACTGGGGCTAATGCTTCAGGTACCCTGGAGCAACCTCGGGGAGCTGCTCACCGCCCCCGGTATCGCGCAGGCAACGACGCTTTCAGTGACTACAGCACTGGTGTCTACGGCAGTGTGTATTGCACTCGGCGTTCCGCTGTCACTGTGGATCGCTCGGGTGCTTCCTCGCAGCCGTCACTCATCGCTAGCTCATATTCTCCACGCAGTGGTATACGCTCCGGTGGTGCTTTCTCCAGTGGTGTCGGGTCTTGCACTGGTATATTTCTGGGGCAGACGCGGTTTGCTCGGTAGCGTATTAGCGCAGTGGGGAATAAACATCGCTTTCACCCCGCTAGCAGTAGTGCTCGCCCAAGTTTTTGTTGCCCTACCTTTTTTCGTGGCGACCTACATGAACGTTTTGCGTACCGTGCCGGTTGAATACGAAGAAATAGCACTCACAGAAGGTGCTAGCCCGTGGCACATCATTATCAAGGTGCTGTTGCCGCTGACCTTACCCGGTCTGGCAACAGCCGCCCTCCTGTCTTTTGCAAGGGCTTTGGGGGAGTTCGGCGCGACCCTCATGTTCGCCGGTAATTTGGAGGGCAAAACCCGCACCCTACCGCTCAATATTGAGCTAATGCTTTCATCAGCAGATACCGGCGCTGCACTCGGTAGTGCCCTAGTGATGATTGCTCTCTACCTGCTACTTGGTGCTCTTTTTGCCCTGGGCAAAGTGATGCGCAGAAAGGCATAA
- a CDS encoding MogA/MoaB family molybdenum cofactor biosynthesis protein yields MTKKEPLMMEGKPARALVIVSSTRASKGIYPDKSGPIAVEWLRSQGFETPDATVVADADMPAYFASVIEAGNLPTVILTSGGTGLNTDDQTVEAVRPHLDKEVPGIMHAFWTLGLTNTPAAVLSRGVAGTIGTTFIMTLPGSVGGVTDGVTTLEKLLPHIIRQLQDYHDH; encoded by the coding sequence ATGACTAAAAAAGAACCGCTGATGATGGAGGGAAAACCCGCCCGCGCGCTGGTCATCGTCTCATCAACTCGCGCCTCCAAAGGCATCTACCCCGATAAATCAGGCCCTATCGCCGTGGAATGGTTGCGCTCGCAGGGCTTTGAGACCCCGGACGCCACCGTGGTGGCAGATGCTGATATGCCCGCCTATTTCGCATCCGTCATTGAGGCAGGCAACCTACCCACCGTCATTCTGACCTCCGGTGGCACCGGCTTGAACACCGATGACCAAACTGTTGAAGCGGTGCGCCCCCACCTCGATAAAGAAGTGCCGGGCATTATGCACGCCTTTTGGACGCTGGGACTCACCAACACCCCCGCCGCCGTCCTCTCCCGCGGAGTTGCCGGCACCATCGGTACCACTTTCATTATGACTTTGCCTGGTTCGGTGGGGGGTGTGACTGATGGCGTCACCACTCTTGAAAAACTCCTCCCACACATCATTCGTCAGCTACAGGATTACCATGATCACTAA